In a genomic window of Helianthus annuus cultivar XRQ/B chromosome 10, HanXRQr2.0-SUNRISE, whole genome shotgun sequence:
- the LOC110884705 gene encoding glutathione S-transferase U19: MPAIEDSGVVVLGWWVSMFTTRVRIALAEKGISYEYLEEDIPNKSPLLLKHNPIYKKVPVLIHKGKPICESLIIVQYIHETWKEGYPLLPSDPYLKSQAAFWADYIDKHIYQVVKLTWDSKGEEMQKRVEEFLGYLKVLERELGEKPYFNGESFGFVDMALICYYSHIIAFGKIGNFSVEKDTPKLFAWATQCLKRESVSKTLADPNKIYELLIEIRKKNGLED, translated from the exons ATGCCGGCAATTGAAGATTCAGGGGTCGTTGTGCTAGGATGGTGGGTAAGCATGTTCACTACTAGGGTACGGATTGCTTTGGCAGAAAAAGGCATCAGCTATGAATACCTAGAAGAAGACATACCAAACAAAAGTCCTCTCCTTCTCAAGCACAACCCCATTTATAAGAAGGTCCCAGTTCTGATTCACAAAGGCAAACCCATCTGTGAATCCTTAATCATTGTCCAATACATCCATGAAACATGGAAAGAAGGATACCCTTTGTTACCTTCTGATCCTTACCTCAAATCTCAAGCTGCTTTCTGGGCTGATTACATCGATAAGCAT ATTTATCAAGTTGTGAAGTTAACTTGGGATTCAAAAGGTGAAGAGATGCAGAAAAGAGTTGAAGAATTTCTGGGTTACCTCAAGGTGTTGGAAAGGGAACTCGGTGAGAAGCCATATTTCAATGGTGAGTCCTTTGGATTTGTTGATATGGCACTTATATGCTACTACAGTCATATTATTGCATTTGGGAAGATAGGCAATTTCAGTGTTGAGAAAGATACTCCAAAGTTGTTTGCTTGGGCTACACAATGCTTGAAAAGGGAGAGTGTTTCCAAGACTCTTGCTGATCCAAACAAGATTTACGAGTTGCTTATCGAgattagaaagaaaaatggtCTAGAAGATTGA
- the LOC110884707 gene encoding uncharacterized protein LOC110884707, with the protein MDLFCLYCLVNKKEENLGTILLPQFAKGKRQGAEAKLELGTYVTRITMANDVFERYLEPHLTVGPATEPFDVDSLKLTGVVEIDEPIRWKTVKMSPQVLPPGGTPAAEAMQAGHRTRRQVVVLRLERPRSQHPLRPPRPDLLTLEMVYDTLIDGIAIQSNMMRYMLEQQHIAVPDWFPPHQPVQPSGGDEHMQDPHDEGSDEE; encoded by the coding sequence ATGGATCTCTTCTGTCTATACTGTTTGGTAAATAAAAAGGAAGAAAACTTGGGTACGATTTTGTTGCCGCAGTTTGCGAAGGGAAAAAGGCAAGGCGCAGAGGCAAAGTTGGAATTGGGAACGTATGTTACTCGGATTACAATGGCGAATGATGTGTTTGAGAGATATCTCGAGCCACATCTAACAGTGGGACCGGCTACTGAGCCGTTTGATGTGGATAGTTTGAAGCTGACAGGTGTTGTTGAGATAGATGAGCCGATTAGATGGAAGACGGTGAAGATGTCACCGCAAGTATTACCACCAGGGGGAACGCCTGCGGCTGAGGCCATGCAGGCAGGGCATCGTACGAGACGACAAGTTGTTGTTCTCCGACTCGAGAGACCGAGATCACAGCATCCATTGAGGCCACCGCGACCTGATCTATTGACGTTAGAGATGGTTTATGATACTTTGATTGATGGTATTGCTATACAGTCGAACATGATGAGATACATGCTGGAGCAGCAGCATATTGCCGTACCGGATTGGTTTCCGCCACACCAACCGGTACAGCCGAGTGGTGGTGATGAGCATATGCAGGACCCGCATGATGAGGGGTCAGATGAGGAGTAG